One window of Anaerolineales bacterium genomic DNA carries:
- a CDS encoding ABC transporter permease, which translates to MSQETMLIGLAGVLASASPLIFAVIGETLSERAGVINLSMNGTILLAAMGGFAVAYTTDNIVLGFLGGMLIGALVALVVAFASITLQQSQVAVGFVLALTCRDLSYFLGNPYMGLPGPRLQALPIPVLSDIPVIGQLFFRHDVITYISFIAIFLAWLWIFRTRPGLMLQGIGEKPAAAYIRGANVNVMRYVYTIIGGALIGLAGPAFSLATRAGWMGTISGLDGFGWIALSITIFGGWNPVRGALGAYLFAFLQWLGLVLQPVLTQVPSQVLQVAPFPLMILTLLLVNIGNAEWVERTLAAMPESARKIFAKILRAMRTSPPAALGVPFERD; encoded by the coding sequence ATGTCACAGGAAACGATGCTTATCGGCTTGGCAGGCGTGCTTGCCTCTGCCTCTCCCTTGATCTTTGCCGTTATCGGCGAAACGCTCTCCGAACGCGCGGGCGTCATCAATCTCTCCATGAACGGAACGATTTTGCTCGCCGCCATGGGCGGGTTTGCTGTTGCCTATACCACGGATAATATTGTGCTTGGTTTTTTGGGGGGCATGTTGATCGGCGCGCTTGTGGCGTTGGTCGTAGCTTTTGCAAGCATCACACTTCAACAATCACAAGTGGCGGTTGGCTTCGTCCTGGCGCTCACCTGCCGTGACCTGTCCTACTTCCTTGGCAACCCCTACATGGGACTGCCCGGTCCCCGATTGCAGGCCTTGCCGATTCCCGTGCTTAGCGATATTCCAGTCATTGGGCAATTGTTCTTTCGCCATGATGTCATAACCTACATCAGCTTTATCGCCATTTTCCTTGCATGGCTGTGGATTTTCCGAACCCGCCCGGGGTTGATGTTGCAAGGCATAGGCGAGAAACCAGCCGCGGCGTACATCCGAGGTGCTAACGTCAACGTGATGCGCTACGTCTATACCATTATTGGCGGGGCATTGATTGGGTTGGCGGGTCCTGCTTTCTCGCTAGCGACCCGCGCCGGCTGGATGGGAACCATTTCTGGACTGGATGGCTTTGGCTGGATTGCGCTCTCCATTACCATCTTTGGCGGTTGGAACCCGGTGCGTGGCGCGCTGGGCGCGTACCTTTTTGCCTTCCTGCAATGGTTGGGTTTGGTGCTGCAACCCGTCTTGACCCAGGTACCATCCCAGGTATTACAGGTTGCGCCGTTCCCTTTGATGATCCTAACGCTTCTGCTCGTCAACATCGGCAATGCCGAATGGGTCGAGCGGACTCTGGCTGCCATGCCTGAATCTGCCCGGAAGATATTTGCCAAAATCCTGCGTGCCATGCGGACATCTCCGCCCGCGGCCTTGGGCGTGCCATTCGAACGGGATTAA
- a CDS encoding ATP-binding cassette domain-containing protein: protein MNVELKNIHKHFGSVHANKGINLNIPTGTIQGILGENGAGKSTLMKILSGFIQPDSGSEVFLDGKPVVMHSPADAIQYGVGMLHQDPLDFPPMKLLDNFLLGLPGGIFPNRKEATQDFSLLAREYGFTFDPENYVDSLTVGERQQLEIMRLLFLGARVFILDEPTTGISAGQKEKLFATLKKFPEQAMTVIFVSHKLEDVESLCDRVAVLRGGELVGETQPPYITSKLVEMMFGKEITLGERQPAQTGGVVLSMKNVSLEDVRMKVKNVSLDVRAGEVIGLAGMEGSGQGMFIRACSGLMRPVGGRIELKDKDLTGKSYHIFKRAGVNFLPAARLEEGLVPGLNLTEHFILAEEPKGLFIDRMMGQQLAEERIKSFNIRGKPHSTVESLSGGNQQRAELALLQSPLSLVLLEHPTRGLDIESVIYIWSKLKDRCKTDGAAIIFISSDLEEILQYSDRVLVFFNGKVSAPLDAGKTTVEELGQLIGGKGWADKGEAHD from the coding sequence ATGAACGTAGAACTTAAGAATATTCACAAACACTTTGGCAGTGTTCATGCCAATAAAGGCATAAATCTTAACATTCCCACAGGGACGATTCAGGGGATTTTGGGGGAAAACGGTGCCGGGAAAAGCACCTTGATGAAGATCCTTTCAGGGTTTATTCAACCTGATTCTGGCAGTGAAGTTTTTTTGGACGGCAAACCGGTTGTGATGCATTCCCCCGCCGATGCGATCCAGTACGGGGTCGGCATGCTTCATCAGGATCCCTTGGATTTTCCGCCCATGAAGTTGCTCGATAATTTTTTGCTCGGGTTGCCGGGCGGGATATTCCCCAACCGCAAGGAAGCCACGCAGGATTTCAGCCTGCTTGCCCGGGAATATGGCTTTACCTTCGACCCCGAGAATTATGTGGATTCTCTCACAGTGGGCGAACGCCAGCAGTTGGAGATTATGCGTCTGTTGTTTTTGGGCGCTCGCGTTTTCATTTTGGATGAACCAACCACAGGCATCAGCGCCGGGCAGAAGGAAAAATTATTCGCCACCCTCAAAAAGTTCCCTGAGCAGGCGATGACGGTGATTTTCGTTTCCCATAAATTGGAGGATGTGGAAAGTTTATGTGACCGGGTTGCGGTCTTGCGCGGGGGAGAGCTGGTCGGCGAGACCCAGCCGCCTTATATCACTTCCAAACTGGTTGAGATGATGTTCGGCAAGGAGATTACACTCGGCGAACGCCAGCCTGCCCAAACAGGCGGGGTTGTTCTTTCCATGAAGAACGTTTCACTTGAAGATGTGCGTATGAAGGTCAAAAATGTCAGCCTGGACGTCCGCGCAGGCGAGGTGATCGGCTTGGCGGGCATGGAAGGCTCCGGGCAGGGAATGTTCATCCGTGCTTGTTCAGGGTTGATGAGACCCGTCGGCGGCAGGATCGAGCTCAAAGATAAGGATTTGACCGGCAAGTCCTATCATATCTTCAAGCGCGCAGGTGTGAATTTTCTTCCCGCCGCAAGACTGGAAGAGGGCTTGGTGCCCGGTCTTAATCTCACCGAGCATTTTATTCTGGCGGAAGAGCCGAAGGGTCTTTTCATCGACCGCATGATGGGGCAGCAGCTTGCGGAAGAGCGTATCAAATCCTTTAACATTCGCGGCAAACCGCACAGCACAGTAGAGTCGCTTTCGGGTGGGAATCAACAGCGCGCCGAACTCGCGTTATTGCAATCTCCGCTTTCGCTGGTTCTATTGGAACACCCCACCCGCGGACTGGATATTGAGTCTGTTATTTATATTTGGAGCAAACTCAAAGACCGCTGCAAGACCGATGGCGCGGCGATCATTTTCATTTCATCGGACCTTGAGGAAATTTTGCAGTACAGTGACCGGGTTCTGGTGTTCTTCAACGGCAAGGTGTCTGCGCCGCTGGATGCGGGGAAAACCACGGTTGAGGAACTGGGTCAATTGATCGGTGGCAAGGGGTGGGCAGATAAAGGAGAAGCGCATGATTAA
- a CDS encoding ABC transporter permease — protein sequence MIKDRFGNLAYQLAALLLAFGVVSLILISVDASPSETYKNIFKGSFGEMRKFAEVLVAFVPLLLVTAGLLVTFSSGLWNIGVEGQVVLGAIATTWVYRLLLESSLPPAVIIALAILGGMVGGAIWAALAGILKVFGGVNEIFGGLGLNFVSTALTIYLIFGPWKRPGVASMSGTVPFPDEFSLPLLANLRISPWALVIAFVGIVVIYFMLQGTYFGLRLKAVGKNFRAAYLLGIPTWQYAMYSFLICGALAGAAGAVQVAAVYHRLIPSISSGYGYLGLMVAMLINYQALWAVPVALFFAALNIGSIQLPIVMKLDSSLSGVLQGVLVLFVLLAAGVRQKFGRKAQ from the coding sequence ATGATTAAGGATCGTTTTGGCAATCTGGCGTATCAACTAGCGGCTCTTTTGCTTGCGTTCGGGGTTGTTTCGCTCATTTTGATCTCAGTGGACGCTTCACCCTCGGAAACCTATAAAAATATATTCAAAGGTTCGTTTGGCGAAATGCGGAAGTTTGCCGAAGTGCTGGTTGCTTTTGTTCCGCTGCTTCTTGTAACAGCGGGCCTGTTGGTAACCTTTTCCTCCGGCTTGTGGAACATTGGGGTGGAGGGCCAGGTGGTGTTGGGAGCGATAGCGACCACGTGGGTATATCGTTTATTACTCGAAAGCAGCCTGCCGCCTGCGGTGATCATCGCGCTCGCCATCCTTGGTGGAATGGTTGGCGGCGCAATTTGGGCGGCGCTGGCGGGCATCCTCAAAGTGTTTGGCGGTGTGAACGAGATTTTCGGCGGGTTGGGTTTGAATTTTGTCTCAACCGCGCTGACGATCTACCTCATCTTCGGTCCGTGGAAACGCCCTGGCGTTGCCTCCATGAGCGGGACGGTGCCATTCCCGGATGAGTTTTCCCTGCCCCTCCTGGCAAACCTGCGCATCAGCCCATGGGCTTTGGTGATTGCGTTTGTTGGGATCGTGGTGATCTATTTTATGTTGCAAGGCACGTATTTCGGTCTGCGCCTAAAAGCAGTGGGGAAGAACTTCCGCGCGGCGTATTTGTTGGGCATTCCAACCTGGCAATACGCTATGTACTCCTTCCTTATCTGCGGCGCATTGGCGGGTGCGGCCGGCGCCGTACAGGTGGCGGCGGTTTACCACCGTCTTATCCCCTCCATTTCCAGTGGATACGGATATTTAGGGCTCATGGTTGCCATGTTGATCAATTATCAGGCGCTATGGGCGGTGCCGGTGGCGCTTTTCTTTGCCGCGTTGAATATCGGCAGCATTCAACTTCCCATCGTCATGAAACTCGATTCGTCGCTCTCCGGGGTATTACAAGGCGTGCTGGTCCTGTTCGTGTTGCTTGCGGCGGGCGTACGCCAGAAATTTGGGAGGAAGGCTCAATAA